The Drosophila mauritiana strain mau12 chromosome 2R, ASM438214v1, whole genome shotgun sequence genome has a segment encoding these proteins:
- the LOC117136284 gene encoding semaphorin-1A → MSSKSRPSSAAMLINAIPMILLITLSGLTIVAGWMPDVRPDLQTKQDKVLAHFIGNSTDYFKILDHNDEFVLVGAKDVIYNVSLNGLKEIARLEWHSTDADQEMCALKGKREWDCHNYLRVYALRPNGEVLLCGTNSYKPRCRHYTPVEVSSEEAGSAGHAHAMRYEVSRDVEAQGLCPYSPAHNSTYAFADGHLYSATVADFSGGDPLIYRENLRTEQYDLKQLNQPDFVGAIERNGYVLFFFRELSMEVMNFGKAVYSRVARVCKNDRGGPYSHGKSWTSFLKARLNCSVPGEFPFYFDEIQAISPIVESGSKSLIYAVFTTSVNAIPGSAVCAFNVDDILAAFDGEFKSQKDSQSHWLPVEREQVPKPRPGQCVEDSRTLTSIAVNFIKNHPLMEEAVPAVHGRPLLTKVNLHHRLTAIAVHPQVKSLSGAYYDVIYSGTDDGKVTKFINILSTHPNSTVDRLKTVVISEMQVLPLGTPIRELVISTSKNSLVVVSDGSLVSVPLHHCSHIVDCLGCLSLQDPICAWDLQTHECKNLATSQHKFGTKTYLQSLNSTKKAAASQCPHIPRDAPGAETVSFVTMAPPPTEEQKLLYSNVGSSQGNQPSLDQQPTGGDDFGLNKITLTSMDPDDIMPNLNDPQKSMASVDEIKKASTPSFMLLTTVVFFTFLVGGIAGICCVKAKSRLMEAQMDESHRNHFGKPMQFKHQNTGKDINLLMGSNAYTTTQKTPNLDLEKDRSHECKNSTEHLEKELPCKTSTLTKVKRTYI, encoded by the exons ATGAGCTCCAAGAGCAGACCTTCATCGGCGGCGATGCTAATTAATGCGATACCCATGATACTGCTGATCACCTTATCCGGCCTGACGATCGTTGCAGGTTGGATGCCCGACGTGCGGCCTGATTTGCAAACAA AACAAGACAAAGTCCTAGCCCATTTTATAGGCAACTCGACGGACTATTTCAAGATTTTGGACCACAACGATGAGTTTGTTCTAGTTGGTGCCAA GGACGTCATCTACAATGTGAGCCTAAATGGCCTGAAGGAGATTGCGCGTCTGGAGTGGCACAGCACGGATGCCGACCAGGAGATGTGTGCGCTTAAGGGGAAGCGCGAGTGGGACTGCCATAACTACCTTCGCGTCTATGCACTGCGTCCCAATGGCGAGGTGCTGCTCTGCGGCACCAATTCGTATAAGCCGCGCTGTCGTCACTACACGCCGGTGGAAGTGTCATCCGAGGAGGCCGGCTCTGCTGGTCACGCCCACGCCATGCGCTACGAAGTTAGCCGGGATGTGGAGGCCCAGGGCCTGTGCCCCTACAGCCCCGCCCACAACAGCACGTACGCCTTCGCCGACGGGCACTTGTACAGCGCCACCGTGGCGGACTTTTCGGGCGGAGATCCCCTCATCTACAGGGAGAACCTGCGTACCGAACAATATGATCTCAAGCAACTCAACCAACCGGACTTTGTTGGCGCCATCGAGCGCAACGGTTACGTGCTGTTCTTCTTCCGCGAACTCTCAATGGAAGTCATGAACTTTGGCAAGGCCGTCTATTCGCGCGTCGCCAGGGTTTGCAAGAACGATAGAGGTGGTCCCTACAGCCACGGCAAGAGTTGGACTTCTTTTCTGAAGGCGCGACTCAACTGCTCGGTGCCCGGCGAGTTTCCCTTCTATTTTGACGAAATCC AGGCCATTAGTCCGATTGTGGAGAGCGGATCCAAGTCACTGATTTATGCTGTCTTCACCACCTCTGTGAATGCCATTCCCGGCTCGGCCGTATGCGCCTTTAATGTAGATGATATACTGGCCGCCTTTGATGGAGAGTTCAAGTCGCAGAAGGATTCACAGTCCCATTGGCTGCCAGTGGAGCGTGAGCAAGTGCCGAAACCACGTCCAGGACAGTGCGTAGAGGACTCTAGAACTCTGACCAGCATCGCGGTTAATTTCATTAAGAACCATCCGTTGATGGAGGAGGCTGTGCCGGCAGTGCACGGTCGTCCGCTACTGACCAAGGTGAATCTGCACCACCGACTCACTGCGATCGCAGTGCATCCGCAGGTAAAGTCCCTAAGTGGAGCTTACTACGATGTTATATACAGTGGCACCGACGACGGCAAGGTGACCAAGTTCATCAATATACTGAGCACTCACCCGAACTCAACTGTTGATCGCCTGAAGACAGTGGTTATATCAGAGATGCAGGTCCTTCCACTTGGAACGCCCATTAGGGAGTTGGTGATCTCCACGTCGAAGAACTCGTTGGTTGTGGTTAGCGATGGCAGCTTGGTTAGCGTGCCCCTGCACCATTGCTCTCACATTGTCGACTGTCTGGGCTGCCTAAGTCTCCAGGATCCCATTTGCGCCTGGGACCTACAGACACACGAATGCAAGAACCTGGCTACGAGTCAGCATAAGTTCGGAACAAAGACTTATCTGCAAAGCTTGAATAGCACCAAGAAAGCCGCTGCCTCGCAATGTCCCCACATTCCCCGAGATGCACCCGGTGCGGAGACAGTAAGCTTTGTTACCATGGCTCCACCACCAACAGAGGAGCAGAAACTCTTGTACTCCAATGTGGGCTCGTCGCAGGGCAATCAGCCAAGCTTGGATCAACAGCCAACTGGTGGCGATGACTTTGGTTTGAACAAGATCACCCTTACGTCCATGGATCCCGACGATATTATGCCCAATTTGAACG ATCCCCAGAAATCTATGGCCAGTGTAGATGAAATCAAAAAGGCCTCAACGCCCAGCTTCATGCTACTTACAACTGTCGTTTTCTTTACCTTCCTCGTGGGTGGCATCGCCGGAATATGCTGTGTGAAGGCTAAGAGCCGCCTGATGGAGGCCCAAATGGATGAAAGTCACCGCAATCATTTCGGCAAGCCAAT GCAATTTAAACATCAAAATACTGGCAAAGATATCAATCTGTTAATGGGCTCCAATGCCTACACGACCACACAAAAAACACCTAATCTGGATTTAGAAAAGGATCGCAGTCATGAGTGCAAAAACTCCACGGAACATTTGGAAAAAGAGTTGCCTTGCAAAACGTCAACGCTGACGAAAGTGAAACGCACTTACATCTAG
- the LOC117136286 gene encoding complement component 1 Q subcomponent-binding protein, mitochondrial: MNSLRTATMRFAALASSSAGSLGKRDFTRSLWHMTKKPVTAGGSDHVTVLNLHKPSINCTCGCNVHTKCEKELVEFLTEEIVAERKVQKGKTVPSTLDGFAVKLTGADVELTKQTDKEKVVVSFNVNHTVDSEEEPEINPNADKPDLGEMRSKPQFEVDIIKGNSTLSFTCSFLQGEAQEGEYNDVFSIDEMAIFEGEWNDKVYAVAGDVLDGYLYDLLINLLEEKGISQEFAEKLSDLATAHEHTSYIGLLEKLSKFTAGGK; the protein is encoded by the exons ATGAACAGCCTGAGGACAGCGACCATGCGATTTGCCGCTCTGGCCAGCTCCAGTGCTGGATCCCTGGGCAAGCGCGATTTCACCCGAAGCCTGTGGCACATGACCAAGAAGCCGGTAACAGCCGGAGGATCCGATCATGTAACCGTGTTGAATCTCCACAAACCCAGCATTAATTGCACGTGCGGCTGCAACGTGCACACCAAAT GTGAGAAGGAACTGGTGGAGTTCCTCACGGAGGAGATTGTGGCCGAGCGCAAGGTGCAAAAGGGCAAGACGGTGCCAAGCACCCTGGACGGATTCGCCGTAAAACTGACCGGCGCCGATGTGGAGCTCACCAAGCAGACGGATAAGGAAAAGGTGGTGGTCAGCTTCAATGTGAACCATACGGTGGACAGCGAGGAGGAGCCCGAAATTAACCCCAATGCTGACAAGCCGGATCTCGGTGAAATGAGGAGCAAGCCCCAGTTCGAGGTGGACATCATCAAGGGCAACTCTACACTGTCCTTTACCTGCAGCTTCCTTCAAGGCGAAGCTCAGGAGGGCGAGTACA ACGATGTCTTCTCCATTGATGAAATGGCCATCTTCGAGGGCGAGTGGAACGATAAGGTCTACGCTGTCGCAGGCGACGTGCTTGACGGTTACTTGTACGACTTGCTAATCAACTTGCTGGAGGAGAAGGGCATCAGTCAGGAGTTTGCGGAGAAACTGTCGGACCTAGCCACTGCCCATGAGCACACTTCCTACATTGGTCTTCTGGAAAAGCTCTCCAAATTCACTGCCGGTGGCAAGTGA
- the LOC117136287 gene encoding uncharacterized protein LOC117136287: MSRDFCALLAILIFSTVNAAPQTSPTIVPQIRTNGFQLEPLNQEYFLRIEHPGGTIRQESVSQNEAGHLQVKGVINQPFEDQDANLIVTYEAGPNGYVAKYSFGKGPPTPPPDTPLFLSPGALKTAAG, translated from the exons ATGTCTCGCGATTTTTGCGCG CTGTTGGCGATTCTCATCTTCTCTACGGTCAACGCGGCACCGCAAACTTCACCAACTATCGTTCCGCAAATCCGCACAAATGGCTTTCAACTTGAGCCCCTCAATCAAGAATACTTTCTCAG AATCGAACATCCGGGTGGCACTATTCGCCAGGAATCCGTGAGCCAGAATGAAGCCGGTCACCTGCAGGTCAAAGGTGTGATTAACCAGCCCTTCGAGGATCAGGATGCCAATCTTATTGTCACCTACGAGGCTGGTCCTAATGGATATGTTGCCAAATACAGCTTCGGCAAGGGTCCGCCAACGCCGCCACCTGACACCCCTCTATTCCTCAGTCCCGGTGCTCTGAAAACTGCAGCTGGATAG
- the LOC117136289 gene encoding TP53-regulated inhibitor of apoptosis 1 — translation MNSIGEDCNELKKQYDACFNSWFSEGFLKGQTDDSGCAPIFRVYQECVKRAMREQKIELREVGSEYCTGSEYDNASSSGGKTHPKTKS, via the exons ATGAACAGCATTGGCGAGGATTGCAATGAGCTGAAGAAGCAGTACGACGCCTGCTTCAACAGCTGGTTCTCGGAAGGCTTCCTTAAGGGCCAGACGGATGACTCGGGCTGCGCGCCGATTTTCCGGGTCTATCAGGAGTGCGTCAAG CGCGCCATGAGGGAGCAAAAAATCGAGCTGCGGGAGGTCGGATCTGAGTACTGCACCGGCTCGGAGTACGACAATGCGAGCAGTTCCGGCGGAAAGACGCACCCCAAGACCAAAAGTTGA
- the LOC117136288 gene encoding uncharacterized protein LOC117136288 has translation MANILLSSVFLVLFLSLVNSAPTTSVTKFVPAINDNGVVLVPSENNYSLRIDLDGSSRDEIVEQVAPDELQVKGTFSQRFPGSKYLLVTYKAGTDGYVAKYSISSQSDSVNQIQQLPPNVLKTAAG, from the exons ATGGCTAACATATTGTTAAGCTCA GTGTTTTTGGTTCTGTTTCTGAGTCTGGTGAATTCGGCGCCCACAACTTCAGTTACTAAATTCGTGCCGGCCATTAACGATAATGGAGTTGTACTAGTGCCATCTGAGAATAACTATTCCCTGAG GATTGATCTCGACGGTTCCTCGCGGGATGAGATTGTTGAACAGGTTGCACCAGATGAACTTCAAGTTAAGGGCACTTTTAGCCAGCGTTTTCCCGGATCCAAATACCTGCTGGTCACCTACAAAGCTGGTACCGATGGATATGTGGCCAAGTATAGCATATCTAGCCAATCGGATAGTGTAAACCAGATTCAACAGTT
- the LOC117136282 gene encoding eukaryotic translation initiation factor 3 subunit C, translating into MSRFFANGSESESESSEEEIQATNFNKASAFQFSDDEEEVKRVVRSTKEKRYENLTSIIKTIRNHKKIKDIPNTLSSFEDLTRAYQKALPVISKEENGITPRFYIRCLAELEDFINEVWEDREGRKNLSKNNSKSLGTLRQKVRKYIKDFEDDLSRFREAPDQESEAEDEVVALESDGGDAGDDSDAGVKPTEAAPKAVKSAPAKAAPADDDDSDDSIDWDSDSESETESSDDENQYQNMRERFLKRTTEKEEKDDDKRKDKRKEQKTKIRKRAEDDEDGEWETVVKGHVVEKPKMFEKDAEIDVPLVLAKLLEIMSARGKKRTDRRLQIDLLFELRDISDQHNLGTAVSVKIHFNIISAIYDYNQKISEPMKLEHWALLLEVMQSMMKLLLANADIIMSESVAEEHEEYATSPFYVRGCPLAAVERLDDEFVKLLKECDPHSNDYVSRLKDEVNVVKTIELVLQYFERSGTNNERCRIYLRKIEHLYYKFDPEVLKKKRGELPATTSTSVDVMDKLCKFIYAKDDTDRIRTRAILAHIYHHAMHDNWFQARDLVLMSHLQDNIDAADPATRILYNRMMANLGLCAFRQGNVKDAHHCLVDLMVTGKPKELLAQGLLPQRQHERSAEQEKIEKQRQMPFHMHINLELLECVYLVSAMLLEIPYIAAHEFDARRRMISKTFYQQLRSSERQSLVGPPESMREHVVAAAKAMRCGNWQACANFIVNKKMNTKVWDLFYESDRVREMLTKFIKEESLRTYLFTYSNVYTSISIPSLAQMYELPVPKVHSIISKMIINEELMASLDDPSETVGMHRSEPSRLQALAMQFVDKVTNLVDVNEKVFDMKQGNFFQRGNMGNRGDRGYNRNQNNQGGNWLGQRRDRNNRNRNQRGHHKNNQDRQQQQQQQVQTIDEE; encoded by the exons ATGTCGCGTTTCTTTGCCAACGGGTCCGAATCGGAGTCCGAGTCCAGCGAGGAGGAGATCCAAGCGACCAACTTCAACAAAGCCAGCGCCTTC CAATTCAGCGACGATGAGGAGGAGGTCAAGCGCGTGGTCCGCTCCACGAAGGAGAAGCGTTACGAGAACCTCACCAGCATCATCAAAACCATTCGCAACCACAAGAAGATCAAGGATATTCCCAATACCCTGAGCAGCTTCGAGGATCTGACGCGAGCCTACCAGAAGGCACTGCCGGTCATCTCAAAGGAGGAGAACGGCATTACGCCGCGATTTTACATTCGCTGCCTGGCCGAGCTAGAAGACTTCATCAACGAGGTGTGGGAGGATCGCGAGGGCAGGAAAAACCTTTCCAAAAACAACTCCAAGTCGCTGGGCACTTTGCGCCAGAAGGTACGCAAGTACATCAAGGACTTCGAGGACGATCTGTCGCGTTTCCGTGAAGCACCCGACCAGGAGAGCGAGGCCGAGGATGAGGTGGTTGCCCTGGAGAGCGACGGCGGCGATGCTGGCGATGACAGCGACGCCGGAGTGAAGCCTACAGAAGCGGCCCCGAAAGCTGTGAAGTCCGCGCCTGCAAAGGCTGCGCCCGCCGATGACGACGATTCCGATGACTCCATTGATTGGGACTCGGACTCTGAATCGGAGACCGAGTCCTCTGACGATGAGAACCAGTACCAGAACATGCGCGAGCGTTTCCTGAAGCGTACTACCGAAAAGGAGGAAAAGGACGACGACAAGAGGAAGGACAAGCGTAAGGAGCAGAAGACCAAGATCCGCAAGCGCGCCGAGGACGATGAGGATGGCGAGTGGGAGACCGTGGTCAAGGGTCATGTGGTAGAGAAGCCCAAGATGTTCGAAAAGGACGCAGAGATCGATGTTCCCCTAGTGCTGGCCAAGCTGTTGGAAATTATGTCGGCTCGCGGCAAGAAGCGCACCGATCGCCGTCTGCAGATCGATCTGCTCTTCGAGCTGAGGGACATCTCCGATCAGCACAACCTGGGAACCGCCGTCTCCGTAAAGATTCATTTCAACATCATTTCGGCTATCTACGATTACAACCAGAAGATTTCCGAGCCCATGAAGCTAGAGCACTGGGCTCTGCTTCTGGAGGTAATGCAGAGCATGATGAAGCTCTTGCTGGCCAACGCCGACATTATTATGAGCGAGAGCGTGGCCGAGGAGCATGAGGAGTACGCTACGTCGCCGTTTTATGTGAGGGGATGCCCACTGGCTGCCGTGGAGCGTCTGGATGACGAGTTTGTTAAGCTGCTGAAGGAATGCGATCCACACTCCAACGACTACGTGTCCCGGCTGAAGGACGAGGTGAACGTGGTTAAGACTATTGAACTGGTGCTGCAGTATTTCGAGCGCTCTGGCACCAACAACGAGCGCTGTCGTATCTACCTGCGCAAGATCGAACATCTCTACTATAAGTTCGATCCGGAGGTGCTGAAGAAGAAGCGCGGTGAGCTGCCAGCCACTACCTCCACCTCCGTAGACGTGATGGATAAGCTGTGCAAATTCATCTACGCTAAGGACGATACGGATCGTATCCGTACGAGGGCCATCCTGGCGCACATCTATCATCATGCTATGCACGACAACTGGTTCCAGGCCCGTGATTTGGTGCTGATGTCTCATCTGCAGGACAACATTGATGCCGCCGATCCCGCCACCCGCATCCTGTACAACCGTATGATGGCCAATCTGGGTCTGTGTGCCTTCCGTCAGGGCAACGTCAAGGATGCGCATCACTGTCTGGTGGACTTGATGGTCACCGGCAAGCCAAAGGAGCTGCTCGCTCAAGGACTGCTGCCTCAGCGCCAGCACGAGCGATCTGCCGAGCAGGAGAAAATCGAGAAGCAACGCCAGATGCCATTCCATATGCACATCAACCTTGAGTTGCTTGAATGTGTCTATCTGGTGTCTGCTATGCTGCTCGAAATTCCTTACATTGCCGCCCATGAATTCGACGCCCGCCGCCGCATGATCAGTAAGACCTTCTACCAGCAGTTGCGTTCCTCGGAGCGTCAATCACTGGTGGGTCCACCAGAGTCGATGCGTGAGCACGTCGTGGCTGCTGCCAAGGCGATGCGTTGCGGCAACTGGCAAGCGTGCGCCAACTTCATCGTGAACAAGAAGATGAACACGAAAGTGTGGGACCTCTTCTACGAGTCCGATCGCGTGCGCGAAATGTTGACCAAGTTCATCAAGGAGGAATCGCTGCGCACTTACCTGTTCACCTACTCGAACGTCTACACCTCGATCAGCATTCCCTCGCTGGCGCAGATGTACGAGCTGCCCGTGCCGAAAGTGCACTCCATCATCAGTAAGATGATCATCAACGAGGAGCTCATGGCCAGCCTGGACGATCCATCCGAAACAGTGGGTATGCATCGTTCGGAGCCATCGCGTCTGCAGGCCCTGGCCATGCAGTTCGTGGACAAGGTCACAAATCTGGTGGACGTCAACGAAAAGGTGTTCGACATGAAGCAGGGCAACTTCTTCCAGCGCGGCAACATGGGTAATCGCGGTGACCGTGGCTACAACCGCAACCAGAACAACCAGGGCGGCAATTGGCTCGGCCAGCGGCGGGATCGCAACAACCGCAACCGTAACCAGCGCGGGCACCACAAGAACAACCAAGataggcagcagcagcaacagcaacaagtcCAAACCATCGACGAGGAGTAG
- the LOC117136290 gene encoding TP53-regulated inhibitor of apoptosis 1, whose product MSSVGDDCNELKQQYDACFNGWFSERFLKGQTDDSACAPIFRVYQECVKRAIKEKKIDLQEIDPIFETGLEEDNAKKSGAKQQPAGKS is encoded by the exons ATGAGCAGCGTTGGCGACGATTGTAACGAACTGAAGCAGCAGTACGATGCCTGTTTCAACGGCTGGTTTTCGGAGCGCTTCCTAAAAGGTCAAACGGATGACTCAGCGTGTGCTCCGATATTCCGGGTTTATCAGGAATGCGTCAAG CGCGCCATTAAGGAGAAGAAGATCGATTTACAGGAGATAGACCCGATCTTCGAGACCGGGCTAGAGGAGGATAATGCGAAAAAATCTGGTGCAAAACAGCAGCCGGCGGGCAAAAGCTGA